The Raphanus sativus cultivar WK10039 chromosome 6, ASM80110v3, whole genome shotgun sequence sequence ataagaagaggaggagaagtcGATGTTGAAAGAGTACTAGTGACGGCCTCACCGACGACACTGAAGCTTAATCAGACTCGGAGAGAAGTCGCAGGCAGGTTTTTGGGGATGAAGAAAAGATTCCATGGTACCGTAGCAATGACTAAGGCAGAGGTGGTGGAGGACggagaggagaagaagcagaagatgaGTAGTAGGAATCTGAGAGTTGGTCTCATTTGCGGAGGTCCGTCTGCAGAGCGTGGGATTTCTCTAAACTCTGTTAGATCAGTTCTTGATCATATTCAGGTTCTtgaaatcatttaaatattCTCTTTTTGTCCTCATCTGTTATTtgatatttctttcttttttttctcatttttgtgTTGGATGGTTTTGTTTCATCAGGGTAATGGTATAAGCGTCAGCTGCTATTACATAGATCCTGATCTCAACGCTTATGCAATATCCTCTGCTCAGGTTTTGCTTTGAGTTACGTTGTAATTTTAGCTTTTTTGATAAGTACTTCATGGGAATGATTTTGTTTGCTGAAAACTTGCAGGTGTACTCAAATACTCCGGCAGATTTTGATTTCAAGCTCGAGAGGTGAGGAGGGCATATGTAATAATATTACAAACTCGTTCGTGACGTGACtttgttgttttgttgtttttctttttcatgttgTAGTCTTGCACAAGCATTTACTTCGTTATCAGAACTGGCCGAGCATCTTGTTTCAGCTGTTGACATTGTCTTCCCAGTAATTCATGGTCGGTTCGGTGAAGATGGTGGCATTcaggtttttgttttgtttcgggGGTcctcataaattttattttctatagtaGAACCTTACATAACATTTTGATTAATGGCTAAGCAGGAGCTGTTGGAGAGTCGTAACATTCCATTTGTCGGTACGGCATCCCGTGAATGCCGCCGAGCCTTTGACAAGGTAAAGAATATGAGTATTTTTGATGAACGAGAGACAGattcaattttatgttttaattactTGGCTTAAGTTGCCTTGTTCTTTAAAATTGTGATTAATAATTTGTGTGAACTAATTACAGTATGAAGCCTCGTTGGCGCTCAAGGAGTATGGGTTCATGTCAGTACCGAACTACTTGGTTCAGGTAATAAATTGTCTTCAAAACACGTCTTAATCTACATTCAGGTTCTACTTTGAAAAATTCTATGCGTAATTAAGGATATCAATTCTCATATTATGTATTAACATAAGAAGTTCACTCAGGGAACTGAAGTAGACGAAAGTGAAATAGCGCAATGGTTTACAGATAATCAGCTGGACCTCGAGGTTGGAAAAGTCGTGGTAAGCATCCGGTGATTTTTCGGCGTGGTTGTAGAAAATGTTAAGCCAAAATAATCCCATTTCCTCTTCATTTTTTGTCTCTCTTTTTGATCACTTCATTTTGTTACAGGTAAAACCAGCTAACTCAGGATCTAGCATTGGTGTCAAGGTTGCTTTTGGTGTAAAAGACTCAATTAAGAAGGCTACTGAACTTATTCTAGAGGTATCCCTTGTTTTGATGCTTGGACAATTCGAGTAGGAACATAGAAAAACTCTCTTTCCTTACAGGCTatggtttgtttgttttcatgtgTGTTGTCTGACAGGGAATTGACGACAGAGTAGTTGTTGAGGTGTTTATTGAAAACGCATATGAGTTTACTGCCATCGTCCTGGATGTCGGTTCTGGCTCTGATTGCCATCCTGTTGTGCTCTTACCTTCTGAGGTATTATCACACAGTCTCACTTCTTGTGCCCACAAAACTTGGGGCCCAGTGAATAGGATGACTCTATAATACTATCATGTTTAACTTCTTACTGATCGAAATGCCTCTGTGAATGAATCAGGTGGAACTTAAGTTCCACGGCAGTGGTGATACGAAAGAAAACGCCATCTTCGATTATCGGAGGAAGTATCTGCCGACACAACAGGTATTCAAAGTAACATGATTCTTGCAATTATTTAGCAATTACAAGAAAAAGCTAAATGTTGGGCCTTTCATTTTATTAGCCGTTATTTAAGCGATTTGTCATGACTTCCAAATGTCagtagctttttttttgtctggtaAAATGTTAGTAGCTTAGTGTAGGCCTGGGCAAATTATCCGGATCCGAAGATCCGAACCGGTAATTACCCAAAAAATCGGGtctcggatcgggttcggttctagAAAAATACCCGGTCGGATGAGGTTTTAAAATTGGTCGGGTACCGGATCGGTTCCGGGTATATCCGAGATCCGTACGGGTATCCGAGAAATCCAAGATCCGTATGGGTATCCGAAAAATCCGAGATCCGTACGGGTATCCGagatgtaaaatttaatatgcatCACTAGCGAATCGAACCATGAACCTCATCCTACACTTACCACATCACGTGACACTACACCAATGCATCATATagtgtttatatatgtattttaaagtttatatctatatatatatatatataataaatttataaatattaatcggATCTGTTAATTTTTTGGTTACTTCGGATATAACCGGATCCGAACCGGATCCGACAGGTACCGAACcgtatccgaaccgaaattttaaattatccgaTCGGTACCATTTTCACTAGTTCCGAAATATCCGAAATCCGAAACAtccgacccggatccgaaccggtaatccgaatgcccaggcctagctTAGTGCACCCCTTACAATGtctttacttaaaaaaaaaaaaaaaaacaggtcaCATATCATACTCCTCCAAGGTTTCCTATCCATGTTATCAAAAGCATACGTGAAGAGGCATCTATTCTGTTCAAAAAGCTAAGTCTACGCGATTTTGCTCGCTTTGATGGATGGTATTTGACTCCCACTTCAAATTTAGCATCATCTCCGAGCGAAACGCTTAAAAGATCAGCGGATATTATATTCACAGACATCAACCTGGTTAGCctattgcaatttttttttttgccttatATAGAATATAACAGTAGCTGCTACGTTGTTTTAGAAGTAACACTCGGATGGATTTCTCAACTGCTTATACAGATAAGTGGCATGGAACAGACCAGTTTGTTCTTCCAGCAGGCTTCTAAggtaatcaaaatatatattggaACATTTCATGTGTTATGTTATAGTATTATTCCTTTGTTTCCTCCTAAAGTATAGTTGCGTTGATGCAAATGACATGAACATTCCTGTCTTGTTACTCTCACATTCAGGTTGGATTTTCTCATTCAAACATTTTACGAACAATCATTCACCGTGCTACCTCAAGGTATCCCCAGCTTTCTTGGTATAATTATGATGAGTCCAGCCAACTACTCCGAGGTTCAACAACCATGGAAACCTCCGGGGACGTCCAGAAAGTGTTTGTCCTATTTGGAGGAGACACCTCAGAGCGGCAGGTCTCAGTCATCAGTGGAACAAATATCTGGATGAATTTGCAAAGATTTGGAGATGTAAGctgaaaataaaatgaccaTTATGTCGTTTTAATCATTGCCATGACTCAAGTAATCTTGTTGTTTGCAGCTCAAGGTAACTCCTTGCTTGCTATCTTCATCACTTAGCAACTCAATCGGCGCATTTCCAGACAAAACAGAATCAGATTTGGACAATAGAGAAGTTTGGTTATTACCGTAAGTATATTCTCTGATATCAACTGATCCATGTACAAATAAGATTTACAATAGTCTATATATAGATAGAAACGTCAAAAGCAGTATCGATGCCCAAAAATTTTTGGCATTCCACATGCATGTATACaagtattttagttttttctcaGTTTAAAGTTATTATCATTTCACATCACAAgtggtttttttctttcttgtcagCTACTCTGTTGTGCTAAGGCACACTATTGAGGAAGTTCTTGCAGGGTGCATGGAAGCAATTGACCCTGATCGGGC is a genomic window containing:
- the LOC108810472 gene encoding uncharacterized protein LOC108810472, translated to MSSTAIGVSLSMSSRIRRGGEVDVERVLVTASPTTLKLNQTRREVAGRFLGMKKRFHGTVAMTKAEVVEDGEEKKQKMSSRNLRVGLICGGPSAERGISLNSVRSVLDHIQGNGISVSCYYIDPDLNAYAISSAQVYSNTPADFDFKLESLAQAFTSLSELAEHLVSAVDIVFPVIHGRFGEDGGIQELLESRNIPFVGTASRECRRAFDKYEASLALKEYGFMSVPNYLVQGTEVDESEIAQWFTDNQLDLEVGKVVVKPANSGSSIGVKVAFGVKDSIKKATELILEGIDDRVVVEVFIENAYEFTAIVLDVGSGSDCHPVVLLPSEVELKFHGSGDTKENAIFDYRRKYLPTQQVTYHTPPRFPIHVIKSIREEASILFKKLSLRDFARFDGWYLTPTSNLASSPSETLKRSADIIFTDINLISGMEQTSLFFQQASKVGFSHSNILRTIIHRATSRYPQLSWYNYDESSQLLRGSTTMETSGDVQKVFVLFGGDTSERQVSVISGTNIWMNLQRFGDLKVTPCLLSSSLSNSIGAFPDKTESDLDNREVWLLPYSVVLRHTIEEVLAGCMEAIDPDRARFTSLLQQQVKEDLMDALKNQSWFAGFDITDEVPMRFSLKDWIKFAKKSEATVFLSAHGGIGEDGTMQALLENEGVPYTGSGVHASRICMDKAMASKALSHLSEFGVHTISNEVKRTEDIIHESIPDIWDELITKFKCLTLCVKPARDGCSTGVARLCSSEDLAVYVQALRDCLPRIPANSFSKTHGMIEMPNPTPELLIFEPFIETDEVIVSSKSSEKLSWKGSRRWVEITVGVIGKHGSMRSLSPSLTVKESGDILSLEEKFQGGTGINLTPPPPTIMSKEALERCKRGIELIAKTLGLEGFSRIDAFVHVETGDVMAIEVNTVPGMTPSTVLIQQALAEQPPMYPPQFFRTLLNLAAQRVK